One Elephas maximus indicus isolate mEleMax1 chromosome 18, mEleMax1 primary haplotype, whole genome shotgun sequence genomic region harbors:
- the LOC126061368 gene encoding olfactory receptor 5K1-like, which yields MTQDNRSLTTEFILIGFTDHPDLKALLFVVFFAIYLITMVGNLGLVALIFMERRLHTPMYIFLGNLALMDSCCSCAITPKMLENFFSKDRMISLYECMVQFYFLCFAETADCFLLAAMAYDRYVAICRPLQYHTMMSKKLCIQMIIGAYAAGFLHSIIQVVLLLRLTFCGSHQINHFFCDVLPLYRLSCLDPYINELMILIFSGSVQIFSITTVLISYLCILFTIFKMKSKEGRGKALSTCASHFLSVSIFYGSLLFMYIRPNSFKEEDKDIPVAIFYTLVIPLLNPFIYSLRNKEVINVMKRIMKKRKSHNILKQRSLVTN from the coding sequence ATGACCCAGGACAATCGCTCCTTGACAACTGAGTTTATCCTCATAGGATTTACGGATCACCCAGACCTGAAGGCCCTTCTGTTTGTGGTATTCTTTGCTATCTATCTGATCACCATGGTGGGGAATCTTGGGTTGGTGGCATTGATTTTCATGGAGCGCCgtctccacacacccatgtacatcTTTCTGGGCAACCTGGCTCTGATGGATTCCTGctgttcctgtgccatcaccCCCAAGATGTTAGAGAACTTCTTTTCTAAGGACAGAATGATTTCCCTCTATGAATGCATggtacaattttattttctctgctttGCTGAAACTGCAGACTGCTTTCTCCTGGCAGcaatggcctatgatcgctatgtggcaATATGTCGTCCACTGCAGTACCACACCATGATGTCGAAGAAACTCTGCATTCAGATGATCATAGGGGCCTACGCAGCTGGATTCCTGCATTCAATTATTCAAGTAGTACTTCTGTTAAGGTTAACCTTTTGTGGATCTCATCaaatcaatcactttttttgtgatgttcttCCATTATACAGACTCTCTTGTCTTGACCCTTATATCAATGAACTGATGATCCTTATCTTTTCGGGGTCCGTTCAAATCTTCAGTATTACCACAGTCCTAATCTCTTATCTTTGCATCCTTTTCACTATTTTCAAAATGAAGTCCAAAGAGGGAAGAGGCAAAGCTTTATCTACTTGTGCATctcactttctctctgtctcaataTTTTATGGTTCTCTTCTCTTCATGTACATTCGGCCAAACTCATTTAAAGAAGAGGATAAAGATATACCAGTTGCTATTTTTTATACTCTAGTAATTCCTTTATTAAACCCTTTTATCTATAGTTTAAGAAATAAAGAAGTAATAAATGTTATGAAAAGAATTATGAAGAAGAGAAAATCTCATAACATTCTGAAACAAAGATCCCTTGTGACAAATTGA